A stretch of the Corynebacterium maris DSM 45190 genome encodes the following:
- a CDS encoding esterase/lipase family protein has product MPADPRRRLRDVLSEKLGRLWGYDAATQQSTIVPEQLRDHVDAVGADHLPEDVAQRIIDAIDNPDPNLDFEDDESGALPLVARVNQRGLFEDDWSARPTEDKPWPVVLVHGTGATTGHWGKLARDLRAHGWAVFAPAYGNRGTDEMQESATQIGGYIDAVLAVTGAQQVIVIGHSQGGLLVRYWLRAHDCGAKVRHMVSLAAPNHGTTLGGIISPLISGELAAGLVDAFVRVWFGPAGFQQVIDSPIVEAANEGGDLVEGVTYTCIATRSDLTIQPPETCFLHDPDAADDTVHNVWVQDVDPTAVVMHEDMPGDHRVRHLVVAALAAVAAEARPER; this is encoded by the coding sequence ATGCCTGCTGACCCACGCCGTAGACTCCGCGACGTCCTCTCCGAGAAGCTCGGCCGGCTCTGGGGGTACGACGCCGCCACGCAGCAAAGCACCATCGTGCCCGAACAGCTGCGTGATCACGTGGACGCCGTCGGCGCAGACCACCTGCCGGAAGATGTGGCGCAGCGGATCATCGACGCCATCGACAATCCCGACCCGAACCTCGATTTCGAGGACGACGAGTCCGGCGCCTTGCCGCTGGTGGCGCGTGTCAACCAGCGCGGCCTGTTCGAAGACGACTGGTCGGCCCGGCCCACCGAGGACAAGCCCTGGCCGGTGGTGCTCGTCCACGGCACCGGCGCCACCACCGGGCATTGGGGAAAACTCGCCCGCGATCTGCGCGCCCACGGGTGGGCGGTGTTCGCGCCGGCCTACGGAAACCGCGGCACCGACGAGATGCAGGAGTCGGCCACACAGATCGGCGGTTATATCGACGCGGTGCTCGCCGTGACCGGGGCGCAGCAGGTCATCGTCATCGGCCACTCGCAGGGCGGGCTGCTGGTCCGCTACTGGCTGCGCGCACACGACTGCGGCGCGAAAGTGCGTCACATGGTCTCGTTGGCCGCCCCGAATCACGGGACGACGCTGGGCGGGATCATCTCCCCGCTGATCAGCGGCGAGCTCGCCGCGGGGCTGGTCGACGCCTTCGTACGCGTCTGGTTCGGCCCGGCCGGGTTCCAGCAGGTCATCGACTCCCCCATCGTCGAGGCCGCCAATGAGGGCGGCGATCTCGTCGAAGGCGTGACCTACACCTGCATCGCCACCCGCTCCGACCTGACCATCCAGCCGCCCGAGACGTGTTTTCTCCACGATCCGGACGCCGCCGACGACACGGTGCACAACGTGTGGGTCCAGGACGTGGATCCCACGGCCGTCGTCATGCACGAGGACATGCCGGGCGATCACCGCGTGCGCCATCTCGTGGTCGCGGCCCTGGCCGCAGTCGCTGCGGAAGCCCGGCCGGAAAGGTGA
- the amn gene encoding AMP nucleosidase, with product MSTTESGLTVMPTVTQAVDKLIDLYETSCATARRAIDTGDYAAYADVVYPRLVVDITQWRPIDRTEPFGYVNEAGRYTTEVSKPAVMQEYLREQLERLTGNYESTILVGPGETRIPPEYIADMPDVSEARRTQDGSQDIIPRPTLDDVHDAIIDGKWEAFHGKERPLFHFGPQRFDIACARIRHYTGIDVDTLQKYILFTNYAMHTTEFVKFGLRELADPDSRYTRLILPVGETLTAETASEADIEDLTLESAYQMPRYDLATDDGDGITMINIGVGPSNAKTITDCLAVLRPEAWIMIGHCAGLDGRMRIGDLILGNAYQREDHILDGRIDHSMPIPAVPEVQRALEATVEEIYGDAKALMRTGTVLSTDDRNWEWHTPKDLWEWLRGSTAAAVDMESSTLATNGYRYRVPYGTLLSVSDLPLHAVPKLPAQAQAFYENSKQAHMMCAVKAVERLAENPEKLRTRKLRRTMGEVPFR from the coding sequence ATGAGCACCACTGAATCTGGCCTGACGGTCATGCCGACGGTGACCCAAGCCGTCGATAAGCTGATTGACCTGTACGAAACCTCCTGCGCGACCGCGCGCCGGGCGATCGACACCGGCGATTACGCGGCCTACGCCGACGTGGTGTACCCGCGGCTGGTCGTCGACATCACGCAGTGGCGGCCCATCGACCGCACCGAACCCTTCGGCTACGTCAACGAGGCCGGGCGCTACACCACCGAGGTGTCCAAGCCCGCCGTCATGCAGGAGTACCTGCGCGAACAGCTGGAGCGGCTGACCGGCAACTACGAGTCCACGATCTTGGTCGGGCCGGGCGAGACCCGCATTCCGCCCGAGTACATCGCCGACATGCCCGACGTCAGCGAGGCCCGTCGCACCCAAGACGGCTCCCAGGACATTATCCCGCGGCCCACGCTCGACGACGTCCACGACGCCATCATCGACGGCAAGTGGGAGGCCTTCCACGGTAAGGAACGCCCGCTGTTCCACTTCGGGCCGCAGCGCTTCGACATCGCGTGCGCGCGCATCCGCCACTACACCGGCATCGACGTGGACACCCTGCAGAAATACATCCTGTTCACCAACTACGCGATGCACACCACGGAATTCGTGAAGTTCGGCCTCCGCGAACTCGCCGACCCCGATTCCCGCTACACGCGCCTGATCCTGCCGGTGGGGGAAACACTGACCGCGGAGACCGCCAGCGAGGCCGACATCGAGGACCTCACCTTAGAGTCCGCGTACCAGATGCCCCGCTACGACCTGGCCACCGACGACGGCGACGGCATCACCATGATCAACATCGGCGTCGGCCCCTCCAACGCCAAGACCATCACCGACTGCCTGGCGGTGCTGCGCCCGGAGGCGTGGATCATGATCGGCCACTGCGCCGGACTCGACGGGCGCATGCGCATCGGCGACCTCATCTTAGGCAACGCCTACCAGCGCGAAGACCACATCCTCGACGGGCGCATCGACCACAGCATGCCCATCCCGGCCGTACCCGAAGTCCAGCGCGCGCTGGAAGCCACCGTCGAAGAGATCTACGGCGACGCCAAGGCCCTCATGCGCACCGGCACCGTGTTGTCCACCGACGACCGCAATTGGGAATGGCATACCCCGAAGGACCTGTGGGAATGGTTGCGCGGCTCCACCGCGGCGGCCGTCGACATGGAGTCCTCGACCTTGGCCACCAACGGCTACCGCTACCGCGTCCCCTACGGCACGTTGCTGTCGGTCTCCGACCTGCCGCTGCACGCCGTGCCCAAGCTGCCCGCCCAGGCGCAGGCCTTCTACGAAAACTCGAAGCAGGCCCACATGATGTGCGCCGTCAAGGCAGTGGAACGCCTCGCCGAAAATCCGGAGAAGCTGCGCACCCGCAAGCTGCGCCGCACCATGGGCGAGGTGCCGTTCCGGTAG
- a CDS encoding multidrug effflux MFS transporter — METNKGGRDLPPQHLSTGLLLGLALLSAAAPLSIDMYLPAFPFIVEDLGTTQAMVQLTLSGFMFGLAVGQLIIGPISDALGRKGLLVGGAVFALAASVVAALAPTIEILILCRLLQGLGSGACVVLARAVIPDLVAGKRAAKAFALLMTVQGLAPVAAPVVGGLLVEPIEWRGIFWVLAGVNVAQLLVALFVVRESLTQERRTDPSVRGVLGNYLYVLKKPAFRGYTVSFAFGFATMFCYISASSFVIQTQMDMSVQTFTLVFAANALGMVGANMLNARLVERFDPHVILRTGQMLLIAVSALLLITVTFTISPWVVFPLLFLAVSQIGILMGNSTALGTGEVRERAGSGSAVMGFVQFALGAAVSPLMGVGDNAALTMAIGMVVCAVFSFGGSWYAGRHRTMVAE, encoded by the coding sequence GTGGAAACGAATAAGGGTGGCCGCGACCTGCCGCCGCAGCACTTGAGCACCGGGCTGCTTCTCGGCCTGGCGTTGCTGTCGGCCGCGGCGCCGCTGTCCATCGACATGTACCTGCCCGCCTTTCCCTTCATCGTGGAGGATCTGGGCACGACACAGGCGATGGTGCAGCTGACGCTCTCCGGGTTCATGTTCGGCCTGGCGGTCGGACAGTTGATCATCGGGCCAATCTCGGATGCGCTGGGGAGGAAGGGGCTGCTCGTCGGCGGGGCGGTGTTCGCCCTGGCCGCCTCCGTGGTCGCGGCCCTGGCCCCCACCATTGAAATCCTCATCCTCTGCCGCCTGCTGCAGGGGCTGGGCTCCGGGGCGTGCGTCGTGCTGGCGCGCGCGGTCATCCCGGACCTGGTGGCGGGCAAGCGGGCGGCCAAAGCTTTCGCGCTGCTCATGACGGTGCAGGGGTTGGCCCCGGTCGCCGCCCCCGTCGTCGGCGGGCTGCTGGTCGAGCCGATCGAGTGGCGCGGCATCTTCTGGGTGCTCGCCGGCGTCAACGTCGCCCAACTGCTCGTCGCCCTGTTTGTGGTCCGCGAGTCACTGACGCAGGAACGGCGCACCGACCCGAGCGTGCGCGGCGTGCTGGGCAACTACCTCTACGTGCTCAAAAAACCGGCGTTCCGCGGGTACACGGTGTCCTTCGCCTTCGGCTTCGCCACCATGTTCTGCTACATCTCCGCCTCGTCATTCGTCATCCAGACGCAGATGGACATGTCCGTGCAGACGTTCACCCTGGTCTTCGCCGCCAACGCCCTCGGCATGGTGGGGGCGAACATGCTCAATGCGCGGCTGGTGGAGAGATTCGACCCGCATGTCATTCTCCGCACGGGCCAGATGCTGTTGATCGCTGTCAGCGCTCTCCTGCTGATCACGGTGACCTTCACGATCTCCCCCTGGGTCGTGTTCCCGCTGCTGTTCCTGGCCGTCAGCCAGATCGGCATCCTGATGGGCAACTCCACCGCGTTGGGCACCGGGGAAGTGCGCGAACGCGCCGGTTCCGGTTCTGCGGTCATGGGGTTCGTGCAGTTCGCCCTCGGCGCGGCGGTCAGCCCGCTCATGGGCGTAGGTGACAATGCGGCGCTGACGATGGCGATCGGCATGGTCGTCTGCGCGGTGTTCTCCTTCGGCGGATCGTGGTACGCGGGCAGGCACCGCACGATGGTCGCGGAGTAG
- a CDS encoding inositol-3-phosphate synthase: MSESKVRVAIAGVGNCAASLVQGVEYYKDTPADEKIPGLMHVQFGDYHVGDVEFVAAFDVDAAKVGTDLAEAIDASENNTIKIADVPTTGVTVQRGPTLDGLGSHYLDTVTESDAEPVDVVEALKAAEVDVLVSYLPVGSEEADKFYAQAAIDAGVAFVNALPVFIASDPEWAKKFTDAGVPIVGDDIKSQVGATISHRVLAKLFEDRGVRVDRTMQLNVGGNMDFKNMLDRDRLESKKISKTQAVTSNLKEGPLAGKVEDRNVHIGPSDYVPWLDDRKWAYVRIEGTAFGDVPLNLELKLEVWDGPNSAGIIIDAVRAAKIAKDRGIGGPIMPASSYLMKSPPEQLGDDEARARLEKFIAGE, translated from the coding sequence GTGAGCGAATCGAAGGTCCGCGTAGCCATCGCCGGCGTGGGCAACTGTGCCGCGTCCCTGGTGCAGGGCGTCGAATACTACAAGGACACCCCGGCGGATGAGAAGATCCCGGGCTTGATGCACGTGCAGTTCGGCGACTACCACGTCGGTGACGTCGAGTTCGTCGCCGCGTTCGACGTCGACGCCGCGAAGGTCGGGACCGACCTCGCCGAGGCCATCGACGCCTCCGAGAACAACACCATCAAGATCGCGGACGTGCCGACCACCGGCGTCACCGTCCAGCGCGGCCCGACCCTTGACGGCCTGGGCAGCCACTACCTGGACACCGTCACCGAATCCGACGCGGAGCCGGTCGACGTCGTCGAGGCGCTGAAGGCCGCCGAGGTCGACGTGCTGGTGTCCTACCTGCCGGTCGGTTCCGAGGAGGCCGACAAGTTCTACGCGCAGGCCGCCATCGACGCCGGCGTCGCGTTCGTCAACGCGCTGCCGGTGTTCATCGCCTCCGACCCGGAGTGGGCGAAGAAGTTCACCGACGCGGGCGTCCCGATCGTCGGCGACGACATCAAGAGCCAGGTCGGCGCCACCATCTCCCACCGCGTGCTGGCGAAGCTCTTCGAGGACCGCGGCGTGCGCGTGGACCGCACCATGCAGCTGAACGTGGGCGGCAACATGGACTTCAAGAACATGCTCGACCGCGATCGCCTGGAGTCGAAGAAGATCTCCAAGACCCAGGCCGTGACCTCCAACCTCAAGGAAGGCCCGCTGGCGGGCAAGGTCGAGGACCGCAACGTGCACATCGGCCCGTCGGACTATGTGCCGTGGCTGGACGACCGCAAGTGGGCGTACGTGCGCATCGAAGGCACCGCTTTCGGCGACGTGCCGCTGAACCTGGAGCTCAAGCTCGAGGTCTGGGACGGCCCGAACTCCGCCGGCATCATCATCGACGCGGTGCGTGCGGCGAAGATCGCCAAGGACCGCGGCATCGGCGGCCCGATCATGCCGGCCAGCTCCTACCTGATGAAGTCCCCGCCGGAGCAGCTGGGCGACGACGAGGCCCGCGCGCGCCTCGAGAAGTTCATCGCCGGCGAGTAA
- a CDS encoding AMIN-like domain-containing (lipo)protein, with amino-acid sequence MKRTRIPQLRRRPARSLAAAVFVAALSLTACGDGDSSEAPGETTVPVETTTATAAPSAGETTNAGATTTPESLTTNPTNMPAHPLGQPDPLRKENWEAAGSDLDVAGVRIGSHDTFDRVVFDLSGTGEPGWVVEYDVAPTELASGFPIAYDGNVALSVNLIGFNTPLWVGGMQGTGGVVNQVVPDKNHHGTSQFIIGLDQETPFSVTPLQEPPRLVVDILHEAAPPAPQPLGTPTREPKRQDSGAPHQQLITGVRLASHENFDRVVFDLVGSGSPGWITEFDAEPTHQTSAAPIDYEGSTALQVTLTGITPIAEDGSTQPLPDAAPVEGRVITEVVNGSIFEGHAQFVIGLEGDSPYSVSLLEDPQRVVVDVLHR; translated from the coding sequence ATGAAAAGGACGCGGATCCCTCAGCTCAGGCGCCGCCCGGCGCGCAGTCTCGCCGCTGCGGTGTTCGTGGCCGCCTTGAGCTTGACGGCCTGCGGCGACGGCGACTCCTCGGAGGCGCCCGGCGAGACCACCGTCCCGGTGGAGACGACCACGGCGACGGCGGCTCCGTCGGCGGGGGAGACGACGAACGCCGGGGCCACGACCACCCCGGAATCGTTGACGACGAACCCGACCAATATGCCGGCGCACCCGTTGGGGCAGCCGGACCCGCTGCGTAAGGAAAATTGGGAGGCGGCGGGCTCGGATCTCGACGTGGCGGGGGTGCGCATCGGTAGTCACGACACCTTCGACCGCGTCGTCTTTGACCTTTCCGGAACCGGCGAGCCGGGCTGGGTCGTCGAGTATGACGTCGCCCCCACAGAGTTGGCCTCCGGCTTTCCCATCGCCTACGACGGCAATGTCGCCCTGAGCGTGAATCTCATCGGGTTCAATACGCCGCTGTGGGTTGGCGGGATGCAGGGCACGGGGGGAGTGGTCAACCAGGTCGTGCCGGATAAAAACCATCACGGCACGTCGCAGTTCATCATTGGGCTCGACCAGGAAACGCCGTTTTCCGTCACGCCGCTGCAGGAACCGCCCCGCCTGGTCGTCGACATCCTCCACGAGGCGGCGCCTCCCGCGCCGCAGCCGCTGGGCACTCCGACCCGGGAGCCCAAACGGCAGGACTCGGGGGCGCCGCACCAGCAGCTGATCACCGGGGTGCGGTTGGCCAGCCACGAGAACTTTGACCGCGTCGTCTTTGACTTGGTCGGTTCCGGCTCGCCGGGGTGGATCACGGAGTTCGACGCCGAGCCGACGCATCAGACCAGCGCGGCGCCCATCGACTATGAGGGGTCGACGGCGCTGCAGGTGACGTTGACGGGCATCACCCCGATCGCCGAGGACGGCTCCACGCAGCCCCTGCCCGACGCCGCGCCTGTCGAGGGGCGAGTGATCACCGAAGTGGTCAACGGTTCCATCTTCGAGGGGCACGCGCAGTTCGTCATCGGGCTGGAGGGCGACTCGCCGTATTCGGTGTCGCTGCTGGAGGACCCGCAGCGGGTGGTGGTGGACGTCCTGCACCGGTAG
- a CDS encoding AMIN-like domain-containing (lipo)protein, with product MDTTYFPQFTRRPARSLAAAMFAGALALTSCIGGPNVSAPGDATTEVTATTTAATASPTTVTESPPVEHPPPETDDGTGDDTGNGTADATTSPVEHNPPTAEPPSPLGELDTMMKENMEFTGGDLTVSDIRLASHDGFDRVVFDVAGEGVPGWSVAYTDYPGKQGSGFPIDYEGVSALSVNLHGMTRPIEVGGVDGVGGVVTEVIPDISHHGTAQFIIGVAERAAFSVTLLEEPTRVVVDVLHEPAAELTPLGVPNLRADARDPAPPYQREVTGVRMATHEGFDRVVFETAGSGVAGWRAEYMEEPLNLHSSEPVQYDGETAISINLTGVTGAPGGAAVSGAGGVVTEVADPIIYDGEVQFVIGLNGSYPYSVTLLKDPQRVVVDILHEPAAPAVAPLGDPSTLGKHRESEAPQQRQVSDVRMARHDGFDRVVFDTVGEGKVGWSTYFTEAPVEQASGLPIHYDGSVALEVNLTGVIDEAESGYSYLDLGPMPGVGGAVNEVIAAVNWHGSSQFIVGLDAETPYSIQLLEDPQRVVIDILHH from the coding sequence ATGGACACCACATACTTCCCCCAGTTCACGCGCCGGCCGGCCCGCAGCCTCGCCGCGGCGATGTTCGCCGGCGCACTCGCCCTGACCTCCTGTATCGGCGGTCCGAATGTCTCTGCGCCGGGAGACGCCACGACAGAGGTCACCGCCACCACCACGGCGGCGACCGCCTCACCGACCACCGTGACGGAGAGCCCGCCGGTCGAACACCCGCCGCCGGAGACCGACGACGGCACTGGCGACGACACTGGCAACGGTACCGCCGACGCCACGACGTCTCCCGTGGAGCACAATCCGCCCACCGCCGAGCCACCCTCCCCGCTGGGTGAGCTGGACACCATGATGAAGGAGAACATGGAGTTCACCGGCGGGGACCTCACCGTGTCGGATATCCGCCTGGCCAGCCACGACGGCTTTGACCGCGTGGTGTTCGACGTCGCGGGTGAGGGCGTTCCGGGCTGGTCCGTCGCCTACACCGACTACCCCGGGAAGCAGGGGTCCGGGTTCCCCATCGATTATGAGGGCGTCTCAGCGCTGTCGGTGAACCTGCACGGCATGACCCGTCCCATCGAGGTCGGCGGCGTCGACGGCGTGGGCGGGGTGGTCACCGAGGTCATTCCCGACATTTCCCACCATGGCACCGCCCAGTTCATCATCGGCGTGGCCGAGCGGGCGGCGTTCTCAGTCACTCTGCTGGAAGAGCCGACGCGCGTGGTCGTCGATGTCCTGCACGAGCCGGCCGCAGAGCTCACCCCGCTCGGTGTGCCGAACCTGCGGGCGGACGCCCGAGACCCCGCTCCGCCGTATCAGCGCGAGGTGACCGGCGTGCGGATGGCCACGCACGAGGGCTTCGACCGCGTCGTCTTCGAGACCGCCGGTTCCGGCGTCGCGGGATGGCGCGCCGAGTATATGGAGGAACCGCTCAACCTGCATTCGAGTGAACCGGTGCAGTACGACGGGGAGACGGCCATCAGCATCAACTTGACCGGCGTGACCGGGGCCCCGGGCGGCGCCGCCGTCTCCGGCGCCGGGGGAGTGGTCACGGAGGTGGCCGACCCCATCATCTACGACGGGGAGGTGCAGTTCGTCATCGGGTTGAACGGCTCGTACCCGTATTCGGTGACCCTGCTGAAGGACCCGCAGCGGGTGGTCGTGGATATTCTGCATGAGCCGGCCGCCCCCGCGGTGGCCCCGCTCGGTGACCCGAGCACCCTCGGGAAGCACCGGGAGTCCGAGGCGCCGCAGCAGCGGCAGGTCTCCGATGTGCGTATGGCTCGCCACGACGGGTTTGACCGCGTCGTCTTCGACACGGTCGGGGAGGGCAAGGTGGGCTGGTCCACCTACTTCACGGAGGCGCCGGTGGAGCAGGCCAGTGGTCTTCCCATCCATTACGATGGCAGCGTCGCCCTGGAGGTCAACCTCACCGGTGTGATCGACGAGGCGGAAAGTGGATATTCGTACCTGGATCTGGGTCCCATGCCCGGGGTCGGCGGCGCGGTGAATGAGGTGATCGCGGCGGTCAACTGGCACGGCAGCTCGCAGTTCATCGTCGGCTTGGACGCCGAAACGCCGTACTCGATTCAACTGCTCGAGGACCCGCAGCGCGTGGTGATCGACATTCTGCACCACTGA
- a CDS encoding AMIN-like domain-containing (lipo)protein produces MSSSQIPQFRRRPTRSLAAVAFVGALALSACGDGNGDDPESPSPGTGAATAAQPVEDGDEASTLPADEEAPAEDPTSPMGDPDATMKENMEFTGADLAVSDIRLATHDDFDRVVFDVAGDGAPGWTVTPTDAPVQQGSGSPIDYEGASALSVNLHGMAQPLEVGDVAGVGGAVTEIIPDISHHGTAQFIIGLQNEAPFSVTLLDEPTRVVVDVLHE; encoded by the coding sequence ATGAGTTCTTCACAGATCCCCCAGTTCAGGCGTCGTCCGACCCGCAGCCTCGCCGCGGTGGCGTTCGTCGGCGCACTCGCCCTCTCCGCCTGCGGTGACGGGAACGGAGACGACCCCGAATCCCCGTCACCGGGGACCGGTGCCGCGACTGCGGCCCAGCCAGTGGAGGACGGCGACGAGGCGTCGACGCTGCCCGCCGACGAGGAGGCGCCGGCCGAGGACCCCACCTCCCCGATGGGCGACCCGGACGCCACGATGAAGGAGAACATGGAGTTCACCGGCGCGGACCTCGCCGTGTCGGATATCCGTCTGGCCACCCACGACGACTTCGACCGCGTCGTCTTCGACGTCGCGGGCGACGGCGCTCCGGGGTGGACCGTGACGCCGACCGACGCTCCGGTCCAGCAGGGGTCCGGGTCCCCCATCGACTACGAGGGCGCCTCGGCCCTGTCCGTGAACCTGCACGGCATGGCGCAACCGCTTGAGGTCGGCGACGTGGCCGGTGTGGGTGGGGCGGTCACCGAGATCATCCCCGACATCTCCCACCACGGAACCGCCCAATTCATCATCGGGCTGCAGAATGAGGCGCCGTTCTCCGTGACTCTGTTGGACGAGCCGACGCGCGTCGTCGTGGACGTGCTGCACGAGTGA
- a CDS encoding aspartate aminotransferase family protein, producing the protein MDTTVFARHESTVRGYSRAFPTVFASASNARQTAEDGTEYIDFFAGAGVLNFGHNNPRMKKALIDFLEADGLAHSLDMHTTTKREFIRRFHEVVLAPRGMEHRLQFMGPTGASAVEAALKLARVSTGRRGIVAFSHGFHGMSLGALAATANDAFRRWAGVPLPDVVRLPFETAPGGHTAIADYRALLRDSSSGLEAPAAFIVETVQAEGGVNVASAEWLREVQDLAHELGALFIVDDIQAGVGRTGGYFSFDGMGLDPDVICLAKGLGGFGTPIAMNLNKPDVDDHWSPGAHTGTFRGQGLSFVAGAVALDYFTDDEFLARIPAQGEVMRARLAAIADAYPDRGFEVRGRGMLQGLDVGDGEFAKRVQSEAFARGLLVGPCGPEGRVIKLIPPLTIGDEDLAAGLDLLEQAIGAA; encoded by the coding sequence ATGGACACCACTGTCTTTGCACGCCACGAGTCCACCGTCCGCGGCTACAGCCGCGCCTTTCCCACCGTGTTCGCCTCCGCGTCCAACGCCCGTCAAACCGCGGAAGACGGCACCGAATACATCGATTTCTTCGCCGGCGCCGGGGTGCTCAACTTCGGCCACAACAACCCCAGGATGAAGAAGGCGCTGATCGACTTCCTCGAGGCCGACGGCCTCGCCCACAGCCTGGACATGCACACGACCACCAAACGCGAATTCATCCGCCGGTTTCATGAGGTGGTGCTCGCCCCGCGCGGAATGGAGCACCGCCTGCAGTTCATGGGACCCACCGGGGCCAGCGCCGTGGAGGCGGCGTTGAAACTGGCGCGGGTGAGCACGGGCCGCCGCGGGATCGTCGCCTTCAGCCACGGTTTCCACGGCATGAGCCTCGGCGCCCTGGCGGCCACCGCCAACGATGCTTTTCGACGGTGGGCCGGCGTCCCGTTGCCCGACGTCGTCCGCCTGCCCTTCGAAACCGCCCCCGGCGGGCACACGGCGATAGCGGACTACCGGGCCCTGCTGCGTGACTCCTCCAGCGGCCTGGAGGCCCCGGCCGCCTTCATCGTGGAGACGGTGCAGGCGGAAGGCGGCGTCAACGTCGCCAGCGCCGAGTGGCTGCGCGAGGTCCAGGACCTGGCCCACGAGCTGGGGGCGCTGTTCATCGTCGACGACATCCAGGCCGGCGTCGGACGCACCGGCGGCTACTTCTCCTTCGACGGGATGGGCCTGGACCCGGACGTCATTTGCCTGGCGAAAGGCCTCGGCGGGTTCGGCACCCCCATCGCGATGAACCTCAACAAACCGGACGTCGACGACCACTGGTCGCCCGGCGCGCACACCGGCACCTTCCGTGGCCAGGGGCTGTCCTTCGTCGCCGGCGCCGTGGCCCTGGACTACTTCACCGACGATGAGTTCCTGGCCCGCATCCCCGCCCAGGGCGAGGTGATGCGGGCGCGGCTGGCGGCGATCGCGGACGCCTACCCGGACCGCGGGTTCGAGGTCCGCGGCCGTGGCATGTTGCAGGGCCTGGACGTGGGCGACGGGGAATTCGCGAAGCGGGTGCAGTCGGAGGCGTTCGCGCGCGGGCTGCTCGTCGGCCCCTGCGGCCCGGAGGGCCGGGTGATCAAGCTGATCCCGCCGTTGACCATCGGCGACGAGGACCTCGCTGCGGGTCTGGACCTGCTCGAGCAGGCGATCGGGGCCGCGTGA
- the doeA gene encoding ectoine hydrolase, with protein MRRRDDMTFPFAEYERRLRELRERMAERGLDGVVVSDPKNLMYLTDYQTTGYSYFQALVVPLDDEPVMVTRELEESNVRHRTWLERSRGVSDTGDVIVELVDALADCGLGQGRIGFERGSYFFPAHQQDRFHDAYGADLVDCYGIVEEGRIRKSDVEIAVMRRAAAAAEAGMAAGLAEAKAGVTENDVAAAISAAMFRAGGEYPAVMPYVTSGPRTMIGHATWEGRTIGPQDHVFLEVGGCYRRYHTALMRTAVTGPLSASLYSAQETMKHALAELRSRMRPGMTVAEVDALTHRLIDDNDVGARLITRAGYSIGIAFPPSWDEGYMLSLTAKDDRPLEPGMTFHLLPWMWGVDGDKTVGISDTVRITDTGCESFFTLDEDFVVHDPA; from the coding sequence ATGCGCCGCCGCGACGACATGACCTTCCCGTTCGCCGAGTACGAGCGCCGGCTGCGGGAGTTGCGGGAACGGATGGCCGAGCGCGGCCTGGACGGGGTGGTCGTCTCGGACCCGAAGAACCTGATGTACCTGACCGACTACCAGACCACCGGCTACAGCTACTTTCAGGCGCTGGTGGTGCCGCTGGACGATGAGCCGGTGATGGTCACCCGTGAGCTGGAGGAATCCAACGTCCGGCACCGCACCTGGCTGGAGCGCTCCCGCGGGGTGTCGGACACCGGCGACGTCATCGTCGAGTTGGTGGACGCGCTCGCTGACTGCGGGTTGGGCCAGGGGCGGATCGGTTTCGAGCGGGGCAGCTATTTCTTCCCGGCGCACCAGCAGGATCGGTTCCACGACGCCTACGGCGCGGACCTGGTGGATTGCTACGGCATCGTGGAGGAGGGCCGGATCCGCAAGTCCGACGTCGAGATCGCGGTGATGCGCCGGGCGGCGGCCGCCGCGGAGGCGGGCATGGCGGCCGGCCTGGCGGAGGCAAAAGCCGGCGTCACCGAAAACGACGTCGCGGCGGCGATCTCTGCGGCGATGTTCCGGGCCGGCGGCGAATACCCCGCCGTCATGCCGTACGTGACCTCCGGGCCGCGCACCATGATCGGCCACGCCACGTGGGAAGGGCGCACGATTGGGCCACAGGACCACGTTTTTCTGGAGGTCGGCGGCTGTTACCGCCGCTATCACACCGCCCTGATGCGCACCGCGGTCACCGGCCCGCTCAGCGCATCGCTGTACAGCGCGCAGGAAACCATGAAACACGCGCTCGCAGAATTGCGCTCCCGGATGCGGCCCGGCATGACCGTCGCCGAGGTCGACGCCCTGACCCACCGGCTCATCGACGACAACGACGTCGGCGCCCGTCTGATCACCCGCGCCGGCTACTCCATCGGCATCGCCTTCCCGCCCAGCTGGGACGAGGGTTACATGCTCTCGTTGACCGCCAAGGACGACCGCCCCTTGGAACCCGGGATGACCTTCCACCTGCTGCCGTGGATGTGGGGCGTCGACGGCGACAAGACCGTCGGCATCTCCGACACGGTGCGCATCACGGACACCGGCTGCGAATCCTTCTTCACCCTCGACGAAGACTTCGTCGTCCATGACCCCGCTTAA